From Streptobacillus canis, a single genomic window includes:
- a CDS encoding transglycosylase domain-containing protein — protein sequence MKKLIKYLSIFIASLFIIGFLGISYVVYEVNKSYPPELIENYKPLIPSTIYDINGNQIDLITIERRDPISINEIPKMVQDAFISVEDKRFRSHNGLDYIRLTKALILNVTGTGREGGSTITQQLIKTIFLTPDRSLKRKIVEAVLATRMERKYTKDEILELYLNTINFGRSSYGIKNAAKNYFGKLPADLTVAEAAILASIPKSPAKYSKLEHALERQKVVLNLMYKNGVITEEEYEKAKEEKITFVDLDNKNLSDDEKISKSNISPEFTTTVINEVKKILNIETEEDEKLLFNGYKIYATVDINMQKAAYKAFASNSNLRNRKDLEAALISIDPSNGFVKAMVGGKKYQKGDFNRALNAKRQPGSSFKPFVYLASFLDNYTMATTLEDSPSSFGKWSPRNYDGKFRNNLTTLKALEISDNVVAVKSLDLVGVKKLNELWESFGFSKEDIPQDLTSALGSITLSPIDMAKAYAIIANGGSKVELQFIYKIENRFGDVVYEADTTKEKVLEPEYAALITHMMESVVKYGGSKGAQVYAKGKTVPVAGKTGTTSDYVSAWFTGYTPTLVTVVYVGNDDNKSMGRGMSGASAALPIWKNYMQAVVNLGNFDIGRFEFIKDGIAEERLVKRVIDLRSGLLDSDGVNSREALFISGTEPVELENIVYEEF from the coding sequence ATGAAGAAACTAATTAAGTATCTTTCAATTTTTATTGCGAGTCTATTTATTATAGGTTTTTTAGGTATTTCGTATGTAGTTTATGAAGTTAATAAAAGTTATCCACCAGAATTAATTGAAAATTATAAACCATTAATACCGTCAACTATTTATGATATTAATGGTAATCAAATAGATTTAATTACTATTGAGAGAAGAGATCCAATTAGTATAAATGAAATACCAAAAATGGTTCAAGATGCTTTTATTTCAGTTGAAGATAAAAGATTTAGAAGTCATAATGGTTTAGATTATATAAGATTGACTAAAGCATTAATTCTAAATGTAACTGGAACTGGGCGTGAAGGTGGTTCAACTATTACACAACAATTAATAAAAACTATTTTCCTTACACCAGATAGATCATTAAAAAGAAAAATAGTTGAAGCAGTTCTTGCAACAAGAATGGAAAGAAAATATACTAAGGATGAAATACTAGAATTATATTTAAATACTATAAATTTTGGTAGAAGTTCTTACGGTATTAAAAATGCAGCAAAAAATTATTTTGGTAAATTACCTGCAGATTTAACTGTAGCTGAAGCAGCAATTTTAGCTTCAATACCTAAATCACCAGCTAAATATTCAAAATTAGAACATGCATTAGAAAGACAAAAAGTTGTTTTAAACTTAATGTATAAAAATGGTGTTATAACTGAAGAAGAGTATGAAAAAGCTAAAGAAGAAAAAATTACTTTTGTTGATTTAGATAATAAGAATTTATCTGATGATGAAAAAATTTCTAAATCTAACATTTCACCAGAATTCACTACAACTGTAATTAATGAAGTAAAGAAAATATTAAATATTGAAACAGAAGAAGATGAAAAATTATTATTTAATGGATATAAAATTTATGCAACTGTTGATATAAACATGCAGAAAGCTGCATATAAAGCTTTTGCAAGTAATAGTAACTTAAGAAACAGAAAAGACTTAGAAGCAGCACTTATTTCTATAGATCCTTCAAATGGATTTGTTAAAGCAATGGTTGGAGGTAAAAAATATCAAAAAGGTGATTTTAATAGAGCTTTAAATGCTAAAAGACAACCAGGATCATCATTTAAACCGTTTGTATATTTAGCTTCATTTTTAGATAATTATACTATGGCAACAACACTTGAAGATTCTCCTAGTAGCTTTGGTAAATGGTCTCCAAGAAACTATGATGGTAAATTTAGAAATAATTTAACTACACTTAAAGCATTAGAAATTTCTGATAACGTTGTTGCAGTTAAATCATTAGATTTAGTAGGAGTTAAGAAGTTAAATGAACTATGGGAAAGTTTTGGATTCTCTAAAGAAGATATACCACAAGATTTAACTTCAGCATTAGGATCTATAACTTTATCTCCTATTGATATGGCTAAAGCGTATGCAATAATTGCTAATGGAGGTAGTAAAGTAGAACTACAATTCATATACAAAATTGAAAATAGATTTGGAGACGTTGTATATGAAGCTGATACGACAAAAGAAAAAGTGTTAGAACCTGAATATGCAGCTTTAATTACTCATATGATGGAGTCAGTAGTTAAATATGGAGGAAGTAAAGGTGCCCAAGTTTATGCTAAAGGTAAAACAGTTCCTGTAGCTGGTAAAACAGGAACAACAAGTGATTATGTTTCTGCATGGTTTACTGGATATACACCTACTTTAGTTACTGTAGTTTATGTTGGAAATGATGATAATAAATCAATGGGACGTGGAATGAGTGGAGCTAGTGCAGCTTTACCAATTTGGAAAAATTATATGCAAGCAGTAGTAAACTTAGGAAACTTTGATAT
- the rlmN gene encoding 23S rRNA (adenine(2503)-C(2))-methyltransferase RlmN, with translation MEKIDILDLSLDELEKIFLEMGLKKFNALQVYQWLHKKLVFDFDEFSNISKETRELLKEKFEIGTLKYVTHQVSKDKETVKFLFSLPGKRLIESVLLKYKNRYSICVSSQVGCPLKCDFCATGMMKFEKNLKASEILMQFYYLQNFLKEKNDKISNVVYMGMGEPFLNYDAVNKSINMLNSKEGQDFSKRNFTVSTSGLIKEIEKFTEDQKQVGLAISLHSVNDTKRSELMPINKINPLEKLKEALINYQDKTKNRITFEYILIDDFNCEKEDGVALVKFMKSFNHLVNLIPYNKVVGKPYKTPSIQKQKDFYNYLLSHKLNVTLRETKGDDIQAACGQLKVKKEEIKDEETN, from the coding sequence ATGGAAAAAATTGATATTCTAGATTTATCTCTAGATGAATTAGAAAAAATATTTTTAGAAATGGGGTTAAAGAAATTTAATGCCTTACAAGTATATCAATGGTTACATAAAAAATTGGTTTTTGATTTTGATGAATTTTCAAATATTTCAAAAGAAACAAGAGAACTTTTAAAAGAAAAATTTGAAATTGGGACTTTAAAGTATGTTACACATCAAGTATCAAAAGATAAAGAAACTGTTAAATTTTTATTCTCTTTACCGGGAAAAAGATTAATAGAATCTGTTTTATTAAAGTATAAAAATAGATATAGTATTTGTGTTTCATCTCAGGTAGGCTGTCCTTTAAAATGTGATTTCTGTGCTACAGGGATGATGAAATTTGAAAAAAACTTAAAAGCATCAGAAATATTAATGCAATTTTATTACTTACAAAATTTTTTGAAAGAGAAAAATGATAAAATTTCTAATGTTGTTTATATGGGGATGGGTGAGCCATTCTTAAATTATGATGCTGTAAATAAATCTATTAACATGTTAAATTCTAAAGAAGGACAAGATTTTTCAAAAAGAAATTTTACTGTATCGACTTCTGGATTAATAAAAGAAATTGAAAAATTCACAGAAGATCAAAAACAAGTTGGATTAGCAATTTCATTACATAGTGTAAATGATACAAAAAGAAGTGAATTAATGCCTATTAATAAAATTAATCCATTAGAAAAGTTAAAAGAGGCATTAATAAATTATCAAGATAAAACTAAGAATAGAATAACTTTTGAATATATATTAATAGATGATTTCAATTGTGAAAAAGAAGATGGTGTAGCTCTTGTTAAATTTATGAAGTCATTTAATCATTTAGTAAATTTAATACCGTATAATAAGGTTGTTGGTAAACCTTATAAGACACCTAGTATTCAAAAACAAAAAGATTTTTATAATTATTTACTTTCACACAAATTAAATGTTACTCTAAGAGAAACTAAGGGTGATGATATTCAAGCTGCATGTGGACAGCTTAAAGTAAAGAAAGAGGAGATTAAAGATGAAGAAACTAATTAA